Sequence from the Rhizobium sp. TH2 genome:
GTCTATGCCGGCGACTGGCAATATATGGTCGGCGGCGGGGCTGCGAGCTTCGACTGCAACGACGACGGCTTCGCCGATCTCTACCTCGCCGGCGGCGAGAAGAAGGCGAAATTCTATCTCAACCAATCGACCAGGGGCGGCGCACTGAAATTCGCCGAACAGCAATCCGGCCTCGAATTCGATGCCGTCACCGGCGCCTATCCGCTCGATGTCGATTCCGACGGCAAGACCGACCTCGTGGTCCTTCGCGTCGGCGAGAATGTGATCATGCGCGGCAAGGGCGCCTGTCAGTTCGAGCGCGCCAACGAGGCGTGGAACTTCACCGGCGGCGATCTCTGGAACACGGCCTTCGCCGCGACATGGGAGCGGGGTAATACCTGGCCGACACTCGCGATCGGCACCTATGTGAACCGCCACGAGGAAATGTATCCCTGGGGTACCTGCACCGAAAACTGGCTGATGCGTCCCGAGGCCGACAACAAGAAATTCGCCAAACCTGTGGTTTTGAAACCTTCCTTCTGCCCGCTGTCGATGATGTTCACCGACTGGAATCGCTCCGGCACGCCGTCGCTCCGCGTCTCTAACGACCGCGAATATTACAAGGGCGGCCAGGAGCAGATGTGGAAGATCGAGCCGGGCAAGGATCCAGCCCTCTACACGCAGGCCGAAGGCTGGCGCTATCTCCGCATCTGGGGCATGGGCATCGCGAGCTACGACCTGAACTCGGACACCTATCCGGATTATTTCCTGACCTCGATGGCCGACAACAAGCTGCAGATGCTGGCCGACGTGCCGAAGGACGGCAAGCCGAAGCCCTCCTATGCCGATGTCGCCTTCAAGAAGGGCGTCACCGCGCACCGCCCCTATACCGGCGGCGACTGGCACCCCTCGACCGCCTGGCACACCGATTTCCAGGACGTCAACAATGACGGCCTGGTCGATCTCTTCATCGCCAAGGGCAATGTCGCCGAAATGGAGGATTTTGCCCGCAAGGACCCCAACAACCTGCTGGTCCAGCAGCCCGGCGGCAAGTTCGTCGAAATGGGCGACAAGGCGGGCATCGCTTCGATGAATGTCTCCCGCGGCGCCGCACTCGCCGATTTCAACATGGATGGCCTGATTGACCTCGTCGTGGTCAACCGCTGGGTCAATGCCGAGCTCTACCGCAACACCACCGCCGACGCCGGCACCTTCGTCGCCTTCAAGCCGATCTCCGACGGCGCCAACCGCGACGCCATCGGCGCCTGGATCGAGGTGAAATGCGGCGCCGACATCATGCGCCGCGAGATCACCTCCGGCGGCGGCCACGTCTCCGGCACGCTCACCTGGCAGCATTTCGGCATCGGCACGGAAAAGACGGCCGAAGTGCGCCTGATCTGGCCGGATGGCACGGCGGGCGAGTGGCGGACGGTTGATGCAGGCAAGTTCTATGTCATCGACAAGACCAGGGGCGTCAGCGAATGGGCGGCCAGGTAGCCGCCTGACGCAAAATTCCCCAGCCCACCGGAACCATCCTCGCCTTCCGGCATTACAACCCAGTTGTAGATCGCCAGGGGGAATCATGATGTTTCTCGACGACCAGGACATGACGGCTGTGAACAGCGGCATCGCCACCAGCGAGCGCGGCATCGCGACCCAGGAGAAGATCGTCGCCGAACTCAGGCGCCTGGGCGAACCGACGCATCTGGCGGAGAAATTCCTCACCCGTCTGCGCGACACGCTGGAAATGCGCCGGCATTATCGCGACAAGCTAGCTTCCAGCAGGGTCGAGACAGTGCCGCCGGGCCTCTAACGCCGCTCTGCCAGATCTGCCTCGAAATGATCGAGGATAAGCTGGACATTCCGCCGGTGCGACTTGAAATACATATCGAACACATCGCCCAGCAGCGGCACGAAGCCGACCAGCGTGTCGAGCCCGATATTGGCGATCATCCGGCCCATCTTGTCCGCCGGCACACCGAGCCTGCGGGCTTCGTTGACGATAGCCAACCCCACCAGCGCGCCGGCGAAATCGCCCACTCCCGGAACAAGACCCAACAGCGAATCCGCACCGAAGCGGATATTCGTGCCCGGTATCGCGATCGCCGTATCCAGCACCATGGCAACGTTCTGCAAGCGCCGCAGGCGCCGCATCCGCTCGGCATCGGAAAGCGGCGATCCGCCAAGATCGCCGCCATAGGCCTTGTCTGACGGATA
This genomic interval carries:
- a CDS encoding CRTAC1 family protein, producing MRNAILTFALISLSGAALAAENAVPIPKFADETKSAGIDSVYAGDWQYMVGGGAASFDCNDDGFADLYLAGGEKKAKFYLNQSTRGGALKFAEQQSGLEFDAVTGAYPLDVDSDGKTDLVVLRVGENVIMRGKGACQFERANEAWNFTGGDLWNTAFAATWERGNTWPTLAIGTYVNRHEEMYPWGTCTENWLMRPEADNKKFAKPVVLKPSFCPLSMMFTDWNRSGTPSLRVSNDREYYKGGQEQMWKIEPGKDPALYTQAEGWRYLRIWGMGIASYDLNSDTYPDYFLTSMADNKLQMLADVPKDGKPKPSYADVAFKKGVTAHRPYTGGDWHPSTAWHTDFQDVNNDGLVDLFIAKGNVAEMEDFARKDPNNLLVQQPGGKFVEMGDKAGIASMNVSRGAALADFNMDGLIDLVVVNRWVNAELYRNTTADAGTFVAFKPISDGANRDAIGAWIEVKCGADIMRREITSGGGHVSGTLTWQHFGIGTEKTAEVRLIWPDGTAGEWRTVDAGKFYVIDKTRGVSEWAAR
- a CDS encoding DUF4112 domain-containing protein, producing the protein MRRLRRLQNVAMVLDTAIAIPGTNIRFGADSLLGLVPGVGDFAGALVGLAIVNEARRLGVPADKMGRMIANIGLDTLVGFVPLLGDVFDMYFKSHRRNVQLILDHFEADLAERR